The following are from one region of the Tenacibaculum dicentrarchi genome:
- a CDS encoding helix-turn-helix domain-containing protein produces the protein MIENKELDLAVQFIEKTDRNLFITGKAGTGKTTFLHKIKNESLKRMVIVAPTGVAAINAKGATIHSFFQMPFGPILPNQIENTSTQQRKFNKTKIDIIKSLDLVIIDEISMVRADLLDGIDQVLRKYKNRHKVFGGAQVLMIGDLQQLSPVVRPNDWNLLKEHYKSVYFFSSKAFQESNTIAIELKKIYRQKNDAFIKILNEIRNDSLSYDSEKILNERYDPNFQPKKNEGYITLTTHNKRAEAINTLELEKIKKKSFFFKADVSGKFNENSYPNSDDLELKIGAQVMFIKNDSSPEKRYFNGKIGEIKSIDDDTIYVKCPNDDFEIETKKEIWENISYSIDEETKEIKEDVAGSFTQIPLRLAWAITIHKSQGLTFEKAIIDAEASFAHGQTYVALSRCTSLEGIVLKTRIGSSSIINDRTVDSFNKNVSQNIPDKTVLDDSEKKYQLNLIAELFDFRPFLYPTTRAIDIFYKNQTSLNGIMITHLETIKDDGIIPLLKIANGFKNQLEALSKDTELAENSTVINDRFAKAITYFKTQTQEFIKKPLSGISFSTDNKAVQKDLETQIYTLKNLLSIKLYCFLKLKDTFKVKDYLQIRADAVLLNTEKPVKKIFVSAKDPALAVSLRMLRDEISKKQNTAPFQIFSQKTLYAICDSLPKTAKELLKVEGMGKVRVQKYGGQILDAVSFYCKKNKLKSSVKTVSKTGKLAVKKRTEIKIPTREITYNFFKQGVSAKEIATKRGLTLNTIETHLMSYISAGDIDVLDVIPLKKYKELVETIEETEFKSLSDLKKKMDKKFSFSELKMVLLSLKL, from the coding sequence ATGATAGAAAATAAAGAATTAGACCTTGCCGTTCAGTTTATAGAAAAAACAGATAGAAACCTTTTTATCACAGGGAAAGCAGGAACAGGAAAAACTACTTTTTTACATAAAATAAAAAATGAATCTTTAAAAAGAATGGTTATTGTAGCGCCCACTGGCGTTGCGGCAATTAATGCAAAAGGAGCAACGATTCATTCTTTTTTTCAGATGCCTTTTGGGCCTATTTTACCAAATCAGATTGAAAATACTTCGACTCAGCAACGTAAGTTTAATAAAACTAAAATTGATATTATTAAATCATTAGATTTAGTAATTATTGATGAAATTAGTATGGTTCGAGCCGATTTATTAGACGGAATTGACCAAGTTTTAAGAAAATATAAGAATCGTCATAAAGTTTTTGGCGGTGCACAGGTTTTAATGATTGGCGATTTACAGCAATTATCGCCAGTAGTAAGACCAAATGATTGGAATTTATTAAAAGAACATTATAAATCTGTTTATTTTTTTAGTAGTAAAGCTTTTCAAGAATCGAATACAATAGCTATCGAACTAAAAAAAATATATAGACAAAAGAATGATGCTTTTATAAAAATATTAAATGAAATCAGAAATGACTCTTTGTCTTATGATTCTGAAAAAATATTAAATGAAAGATATGACCCTAATTTTCAGCCTAAAAAAAATGAAGGGTATATTACATTAACTACTCATAATAAAAGGGCAGAGGCAATTAACACGCTAGAATTAGAAAAAATAAAGAAGAAAAGTTTCTTTTTTAAAGCTGATGTTTCTGGTAAATTTAATGAAAACTCCTATCCAAATAGTGATGATTTAGAATTAAAAATAGGGGCTCAGGTAATGTTTATTAAAAATGATAGCTCACCTGAAAAACGATACTTCAATGGTAAAATTGGCGAAATAAAAAGTATTGATGATGATACTATTTACGTAAAATGCCCTAATGATGATTTTGAAATTGAAACAAAGAAAGAAATTTGGGAGAATATAAGCTATTCAATCGATGAAGAAACTAAAGAAATAAAAGAAGATGTTGCGGGTTCTTTTACACAAATTCCGTTGCGATTGGCTTGGGCAATTACCATTCATAAAAGCCAAGGGTTAACTTTTGAAAAAGCAATTATTGATGCAGAAGCTTCTTTTGCACACGGTCAAACCTATGTAGCACTTAGTAGATGTACTAGTTTAGAAGGAATTGTTTTGAAAACAAGGATTGGAAGTAGTTCAATTATTAACGATAGAACCGTAGATTCTTTTAATAAAAATGTAAGCCAGAATATTCCTGATAAAACTGTTTTAGATGATTCTGAAAAAAAATATCAGCTTAATTTAATTGCCGAATTATTTGATTTCCGCCCGTTTTTATATCCAACCACAAGGGCTATTGATATTTTTTATAAAAATCAAACTAGTTTAAATGGTATTATGATTACTCATTTAGAAACTATTAAAGATGATGGAATTATTCCGTTATTAAAAATTGCCAATGGTTTTAAAAATCAATTAGAAGCACTTTCTAAAGATACAGAATTAGCTGAAAATAGCACTGTAATTAATGATAGATTTGCAAAGGCGATTACTTATTTTAAAACGCAAACGCAAGAGTTTATAAAAAAACCATTAAGTGGAATTTCTTTTTCTACCGATAATAAAGCAGTTCAAAAAGACTTAGAAACTCAAATTTATACCTTAAAAAATTTACTATCGATTAAATTATATTGTTTCTTAAAATTAAAAGATACTTTTAAGGTAAAAGATTATTTGCAAATTCGTGCCGATGCAGTTTTACTAAATACCGAAAAGCCTGTTAAAAAAATATTTGTATCAGCAAAAGATCCTGCTTTGGCGGTAAGTTTACGTATGTTAAGGGATGAAATTTCTAAAAAACAAAATACGGCTCCTTTTCAAATTTTTAGTCAAAAAACATTGTATGCAATTTGCGACAGTCTTCCTAAAACTGCTAAAGAATTATTAAAAGTAGAAGGTATGGGGAAAGTTAGAGTACAAAAATATGGTGGTCAAATTTTAGATGCCGTTAGTTTTTATTGTAAGAAAAACAAATTGAAATCGTCGGTTAAAACTGTTTCAAAAACAGGGAAATTAGCTGTAAAAAAAAGAACTGAAATAAAAATACCTACCAGAGAAATTACTTATAATTTCTTTAAACAAGGGGTGTCAGCAAAAGAAATAGCAACTAAAAGAGGGTTAACTTTAAACACTATTGAAACACATTTAATGAGCTATATTAGTGCTGGAGATATTGATGTATTAGATGTTATACCTTTAAAAAAGTATAAAGAATTAGTAGAAACCATTGAAGAAACGGAATTTAAAAGTCTAAGTGATTTAAAGAAAAAAATGGATAAGAAATTTTCCTTTTCAGAATTAAAAATGGTGTTACTTTCATTGAAATTATAA
- a CDS encoding acyl-CoA thioesterase, which yields MSFSVQFKTRWADFDANIHMRHTAYNDYAAEVRLRFFKEHNISIQDFTKEKTGPILFEENTKFLREIHMGTDISVNLKIIGLSNKGERWKIQHEVFNEKGDLSAVITVYGAWLDLEKRKLTVPSEKFQTIFNKVEKTADFQEIILK from the coding sequence ATGAGTTTTAGCGTACAATTTAAAACACGATGGGCAGATTTTGATGCCAATATTCATATGCGTCATACCGCATACAACGATTATGCTGCCGAAGTTAGATTGCGTTTTTTTAAAGAACACAATATTTCTATTCAAGATTTTACTAAAGAAAAAACAGGTCCTATTTTATTTGAAGAAAACACCAAATTTTTACGTGAAATTCACATGGGAACTGATATTTCGGTAAATTTAAAAATTATTGGTTTATCAAATAAAGGTGAGCGTTGGAAAATTCAACATGAAGTTTTTAATGAAAAAGGCGATTTATCGGCAGTAATTACCGTGTATGGAGCTTGGTTAGATTTGGAAAAAAGAAAATTAACGGTTCCGTCTGAAAAATTTCAAACAATTTTCAATAAAGTAGAAAAAACAGCCGATTTTCAAGAAATTATCTTAAAATAA
- a CDS encoding TonB-dependent receptor, with protein sequence MKIYKILLITLFSVFSVYSQNVLTGTITDTHGEGIVGAAIFIKKIEKGTTTNIEGKYELKNLEKATYLIMFQSLGYKTEVKEVSITTNITTLNMVLEEDKSLLDEIVVSAGRTSEKISEIPASITIVGTRELEKLGTTTTNINDILEFSVPGLASSTGTYSNWGQTLRGRQLLVMVDGIPQSTPLRNAKVGLKSLNPNDIARVEVIKGATAIYGNGGDGGIINYITKKPNKYKKLSGTTNLWQTANLTKTKDALGWGAYQSLSGNINNFSYYASGSFEQTGNKYDANADVLLPTYGLDNTKIFSGLLKLGYQLNDNQKLSLMANHYQTRQNTPFVATLGSITVLNKEGDYKITPGKGILPTSTNPILGSETGVTTTNAQLKHQLSDIFNGTTNLDTDVFYQKSKNIFFYSPRFVGGGQSVVNSEKIGFRPNFHTVLNIDSLINMSFTYGVDILKDKTNQGLLDGRLWVPNLDLFSYAPYLQAKFKYNQDWVFKAGVRYDAMNLKIEDFTTLPYSSKSDNNFTDPVNVIGGDLDFKNTAINLGLRYIKNDEFIPYASYSQGFSLPDLGRTLRTAMTDNVNHLDINAIKTNNYEFGFLSKFKHVRFEAVGFYSTSNFGLGLIFNDDINRFEQSKNPQKIYGAEVATDFTFLEDKLQFGGSYSFVEGLKHTPGNPNDLSYIGGDVISPPKTTAYINIEPIKNLTSSVRLIYTGNRNRFNPKEKEGIYSYNYREVPVKGYTMLNFSSTYTVKNNIKLSVAVNNLLNEFFLPARAQWAAPLRSQTSAGEGINAKLGVVYEF encoded by the coding sequence ATGAAAATATATAAAATTTTATTAATAACATTATTCTCGGTATTTAGTGTGTATTCACAAAATGTACTAACAGGAACTATTACTGATACGCATGGAGAGGGAATTGTAGGGGCTGCTATTTTTATAAAAAAAATAGAAAAAGGAACAACAACAAATATTGAAGGAAAATACGAACTTAAAAATTTAGAAAAAGCAACGTATTTAATAATGTTTCAATCTTTAGGATACAAAACAGAAGTTAAAGAAGTAAGTATTACTACTAATATTACGACTTTAAATATGGTTTTAGAAGAGGATAAAAGTCTTTTAGATGAAATTGTTGTTTCTGCAGGAAGAACTTCAGAAAAAATTTCAGAAATACCTGCTTCTATTACAATTGTAGGAACAAGGGAGTTGGAAAAATTAGGTACAACGACTACGAATATTAATGATATTTTAGAGTTTTCTGTCCCTGGTTTAGCTTCTAGTACAGGAACTTATTCTAATTGGGGGCAAACACTTCGTGGTAGACAACTGCTAGTAATGGTAGATGGAATACCGCAATCTACACCTCTTAGAAATGCCAAAGTGGGTTTAAAATCTTTAAATCCAAATGATATTGCCAGAGTTGAAGTTATAAAAGGAGCTACTGCTATTTACGGTAATGGTGGAGATGGTGGTATTATAAACTATATTACAAAAAAGCCAAATAAATATAAAAAATTAAGTGGTACAACAAATTTGTGGCAAACTGCTAATTTGACTAAAACTAAAGATGCTTTAGGATGGGGAGCATATCAATCTTTATCAGGAAATATAAATAATTTTTCATACTATGCCTCTGGAAGTTTCGAGCAAACAGGTAACAAATATGATGCAAATGCAGATGTATTATTACCTACTTATGGCTTAGATAACACAAAAATATTTAGTGGTTTATTAAAATTAGGCTATCAACTTAATGACAATCAAAAATTAAGTTTAATGGCGAATCATTATCAAACTCGTCAAAACACTCCTTTTGTTGCTACATTAGGTTCAATAACGGTATTAAATAAAGAAGGAGATTACAAAATAACTCCAGGAAAAGGAATATTACCAACATCAACAAATCCGATACTAGGTAGTGAAACAGGAGTTACCACTACAAATGCACAATTAAAGCACCAATTATCTGATATTTTTAACGGTACAACAAATTTAGATACTGATGTATTTTATCAAAAAAGTAAAAATATATTTTTCTATTCTCCTAGGTTTGTTGGTGGAGGACAATCTGTTGTAAATTCAGAAAAAATAGGTTTTAGACCTAATTTTCATACTGTTTTAAACATCGATTCTCTCATAAATATGTCTTTTACTTATGGTGTTGATATTTTAAAAGATAAAACAAACCAAGGGTTATTAGATGGACGCTTATGGGTTCCTAATTTAGATTTATTTAGCTACGCACCATATTTGCAAGCTAAATTTAAATATAATCAAGATTGGGTTTTTAAAGCAGGTGTACGTTACGATGCGATGAATCTTAAAATTGAAGATTTTACTACATTACCTTATTCATCTAAGTCAGATAATAATTTTACAGATCCTGTTAATGTTATTGGTGGTGATTTAGATTTTAAAAATACCGCTATAAACTTAGGGCTTAGATATATTAAAAATGATGAATTTATACCTTATGCAAGTTATTCTCAAGGGTTTTCTCTACCTGATTTAGGTAGAACATTAAGAACTGCAATGACTGATAATGTAAATCATTTAGATATTAACGCAATCAAAACAAACAATTACGAATTTGGATTTTTATCAAAATTTAAGCACGTACGTTTCGAAGCTGTAGGTTTTTATAGTACTTCAAACTTCGGGTTGGGGCTTATTTTTAACGATGATATTAATAGGTTTGAACAATCTAAAAATCCTCAAAAAATATATGGAGCTGAAGTTGCTACTGATTTTACTTTTTTAGAAGATAAATTACAATTTGGTGGTTCGTATTCTTTTGTTGAAGGATTAAAACATACTCCAGGAAATCCAAATGATTTAAGTTATATTGGTGGCGATGTTATTTCTCCTCCTAAAACGACTGCGTATATTAATATTGAACCAATAAAAAATCTAACGTCATCAGTGCGTTTAATTTATACAGGTAATCGCAATCGATTTAATCCGAAGGAAAAAGAAGGTATATATTCTTATAATTATAGAGAAGTACCTGTAAAAGGATACACAATGCTTAATTTTTCAAGTACATATACTGTAAAAAATAATATAAAATTATCGGTTGCGGTAAATAACTTATTAAATGAGTTCTTTTTACCTGCAAGAGCACAATGGGCAGCCCCATTAAGAAGTCAAACTAGCGCAGGTGAAGGAATAAATGCTAAACTAGGAGTGGTTTATGAATTTTAG
- a CDS encoding ABC transporter permease: protein MIFQNLKNNSLWQLALRKFIESKTGVFSFLFIVFCGCMAVFCYLIAPDNSNSANQMHLEIHSKSPGFSVQMLSIPSKLKEKQSWFSVFIDGKKNVATEIPIKSYQLKDNQLEIVKYSDGLSKAYPLSLFKNKPEKYIQQKTFWFGTDKYGRDLLSRLLIGARISFFIGFIAVFISLLIGIPVGAIAGYFGGKIDNFIMWIINITWSIPTLLLVIAITLALGKGFWQVFIAVGLTMWVEVARVVRGQVITTKEQQYVEAAKALGFSDFRIIFKHILPNILAPIIVISSANFAAAILIESGLSFLGIGAQPPTPSWGAMIKNHYNYIILGKPFLALIPGLAIMSLVMAFMLIGNTLRDALDVKG from the coding sequence ATGATATTTCAAAACTTAAAAAATAATTCTTTATGGCAATTGGCTTTGCGAAAATTTATAGAAAGTAAAACAGGGGTTTTTAGCTTTTTATTTATCGTTTTCTGCGGATGTATGGCTGTTTTTTGTTATCTAATTGCACCTGATAATAGCAATTCTGCAAATCAGATGCACTTAGAAATTCATTCAAAATCACCAGGTTTTTCAGTACAGATGCTTAGTATTCCGTCAAAATTAAAAGAAAAACAATCGTGGTTTTCGGTTTTTATCGATGGAAAAAAAAATGTTGCTACAGAAATTCCTATAAAGTCGTATCAATTAAAAGATAATCAATTAGAAATTGTAAAATATTCGGATGGTTTATCAAAAGCATATCCGCTGTCTTTATTTAAAAATAAACCTGAAAAATATATTCAACAAAAAACATTTTGGTTTGGAACAGATAAATATGGACGCGATTTATTAAGTCGCTTATTAATTGGAGCACGAATTTCATTTTTCATCGGATTTATAGCTGTTTTTATATCGCTTTTAATCGGTATTCCTGTTGGAGCAATTGCTGGGTATTTTGGTGGAAAAATCGATAATTTTATTATGTGGATTATCAATATTACTTGGTCTATTCCTACATTGTTATTGGTAATCGCTATTACTTTAGCTTTAGGAAAAGGTTTTTGGCAGGTGTTTATCGCCGTAGGCTTAACCATGTGGGTGGAAGTTGCTCGTGTAGTACGAGGGCAGGTAATTACCACCAAAGAACAACAGTATGTAGAGGCTGCAAAAGCTTTAGGTTTTTCTGATTTTCGAATTATTTTTAAACATATTTTACCTAATATTTTAGCGCCTATTATTGTAATTTCATCAGCAAATTTTGCAGCGGCTATTTTAATTGAAAGTGGGTTGAGTTTTTTAGGAATCGGTGCGCAACCTCCAACACCATCGTGGGGCGCGATGATTAAAAATCATTATAATTACATCATTTTAGGAAAGCCTTTTTTAGCCTTAATCCCAGGATTGGCAATTATGAGCTTAGTAATGGCTTTTATGCTAATAGGAAATACGCTTCGTGATGCTTTGGATGTAAAAGGGTAG
- a CDS encoding DNA/RNA non-specific endonuclease yields MSISKKIKLIVAIIVLITGCLLKQTPGDTTTDVTRNPSGFNYLPTSTTGVIVKHDGFQLSYNEKHEQAEWVAYSLSKNDIKTTKIKRPYFINDPKVKTRSANYKSYKKSGYDRGHLCPAADKKYSVEAYNETFYTSNVTPQRHSFNAGIWLRLEEKTRYWAKKYQNIYVVTGGILQDDLRTIGRDKVSIPKEFYKIIVDYTNPSQAKAIAFLIPHKKSKKPLYEFVVSIDALEAKTGIDFFPELPDNIEDKVESSSNYKAWVFR; encoded by the coding sequence ATGAGTATATCTAAAAAAATAAAATTAATTGTAGCAATTATTGTCCTTATTACTGGGTGTTTATTAAAACAAACCCCTGGCGATACTACCACAGATGTTACACGAAATCCTAGTGGTTTTAATTATTTACCTACTTCAACAACGGGCGTTATTGTAAAGCATGATGGTTTTCAATTATCGTATAACGAAAAACATGAACAGGCAGAATGGGTAGCTTATTCTTTGAGTAAAAATGATATTAAGACTACTAAAATTAAGCGTCCTTATTTTATTAATGACCCAAAGGTAAAAACACGGTCGGCAAATTATAAAAGTTATAAAAAATCAGGCTACGATAGAGGTCATTTATGCCCTGCTGCCGATAAAAAATATTCAGTAGAGGCGTATAATGAAACTTTTTACACTTCTAATGTTACGCCACAAAGACATAGTTTTAATGCAGGAATTTGGCTTCGATTAGAAGAAAAAACGCGTTATTGGGCTAAGAAATATCAAAATATATATGTGGTAACAGGTGGTATTTTACAAGATGATTTAAGAACTATCGGACGTGATAAAGTATCTATTCCTAAAGAGTTTTATAAAATAATTGTAGATTATACAAATCCAAGCCAAGCAAAAGCGATTGCTTTTTTAATACCTCATAAAAAAAGTAAAAAACCGTTGTATGAATTTGTGGTTTCTATTGATGCTTTAGAAGCAAAAACAGGAATCGATTTTTTCCCTGAATTACCAGATAATATTGAAGATAAAGTAGAAAGTTCTAGTAATTATAAAGCGTGGGTTTTTAGGTAA
- the fabD gene encoding ACP S-malonyltransferase, with protein MKAYIFPGQGAQFTGMGLDLYEKYPLAQELFESANDILGFSITDVMFEGTAEQLKQTKVTQPAIFLHSVILAKVLGDNFKPEMVAGHSLGELSALVANGVLSFKDGLTLVSKRALAMQKACEIKPSTMAAVLGLEDKIVEDTCAEIDGIVVAANYNCPGQLVISGEVTAIEKACEILTEKGARRALVLPVGGAFHSPMMEPAREELAKAIQETTFSEPTCPVYQNVVAKAVTNPEEIKENLIAQLTAPVKWTQCIQAMVADGGTEFIEVGPGKVLQGLMRKIDRSVTASAAVLPVEQTEI; from the coding sequence ATGAAAGCATATATTTTTCCAGGTCAAGGAGCACAATTTACAGGAATGGGATTAGATTTATATGAAAAATATCCTTTAGCCCAAGAGCTATTTGAAAGCGCAAACGATATATTAGGTTTTAGTATTACAGACGTAATGTTTGAAGGTACAGCCGAACAATTAAAACAAACCAAAGTTACCCAGCCAGCTATTTTTTTACATTCGGTAATTTTAGCAAAGGTTTTAGGCGATAATTTTAAACCAGAAATGGTTGCAGGACATTCTTTAGGAGAATTGTCAGCATTAGTAGCAAACGGTGTTTTATCATTTAAAGATGGATTAACTTTAGTTTCAAAAAGAGCTTTGGCAATGCAAAAAGCCTGTGAAATAAAGCCATCAACTATGGCAGCTGTTTTAGGTTTAGAAGATAAAATTGTTGAAGATACTTGTGCCGAAATTGATGGAATTGTAGTGGCGGCAAATTATAACTGCCCTGGGCAATTAGTAATTTCAGGAGAAGTAACAGCTATTGAAAAAGCCTGTGAAATATTAACAGAAAAAGGCGCACGTAGAGCTTTAGTTTTACCTGTTGGAGGAGCATTTCATTCACCAATGATGGAACCTGCTCGTGAGGAATTAGCAAAAGCAATTCAAGAAACTACTTTTAGTGAGCCAACTTGCCCAGTATATCAGAATGTAGTGGCAAAAGCAGTTACTAACCCAGAGGAGATTAAAGAAAATTTAATAGCCCAATTAACTGCTCCTGTAAAATGGACTCAGTGTATTCAGGCAATGGTTGCCGATGGTGGAACAGAGTTTATTGAGGTTGGTCCTGGTAAAGTTTTACAAGGTTTAATGCGTAAAATTGATAGAAGCGTTACTGCAAGCGCAGCTGTTTTACCTGTAGAACAAACTGAAATTTAA
- a CDS encoding mechanosensitive ion channel family protein, giving the protein MISKSFYRLIKNYFSTSEALAINLNLIANLLVIGILGYIFFKLFRYYGTRFVKKIVSKTSTNFDDFLLNNRVFLNASRIVVFLFLYSLLAPLLIDFPNVLNYGQRFINLAILLSIIWFVRSILLTIKDFLRTLTAFKDKPLESYVQIFMIVLWIIGFVISFSIITGKPLIRFLTALGAFSAVLLLIFKDTILGFVASIQITVNDTVRLNDWITIDKYNADGNVTAINLASVIVQNFDNTVTSIPTYSLISESFKNWRAMDNSGGRRIKRSVLIKSNSIHFLTDEDIENYKKISLLTDYVTTAYQDIKAHNLKNNIDKSILINGRNLTNFGMFRKYLDEYLKQHPKINQELLFMSRQLQPTENGIPLEIYAFCKNKSWHIYERDMADIFDHILASVSYFNLEIFENPTGNDISKLKK; this is encoded by the coding sequence ATGATAAGTAAATCTTTTTATCGATTAATTAAAAATTATTTTTCAACCTCAGAAGCATTAGCGATTAACTTAAATTTGATAGCAAACTTACTTGTTATTGGAATTTTAGGCTATATCTTTTTTAAATTATTCCGTTATTATGGAACGCGTTTTGTAAAAAAAATAGTGTCAAAAACAAGTACTAATTTTGATGATTTTTTATTGAATAATCGGGTGTTTTTAAATGCTTCTCGAATTGTAGTTTTTTTATTCTTATATTCTTTACTAGCTCCTCTTTTAATTGATTTTCCTAATGTTTTAAACTATGGACAACGTTTTATTAATTTAGCTATTTTACTTTCAATCATCTGGTTTGTTCGAAGTATTTTATTAACAATTAAAGATTTTTTACGCACTTTAACCGCCTTTAAAGACAAGCCTTTAGAGAGTTATGTTCAAATTTTTATGATTGTTTTATGGATTATCGGTTTTGTTATTTCGTTTTCGATAATAACAGGAAAACCATTGATTCGTTTTTTAACGGCTTTAGGAGCTTTTTCGGCTGTTTTATTACTTATTTTTAAGGATACAATTTTAGGTTTTGTAGCAAGTATTCAAATAACGGTAAACGATACGGTGCGTTTAAATGATTGGATTACCATTGATAAATACAATGCCGATGGAAATGTAACGGCAATTAATTTAGCCTCCGTAATTGTGCAAAATTTTGACAATACTGTAACCAGTATTCCTACGTATTCGTTGATTTCGGAATCGTTTAAAAACTGGCGTGCCATGGATAATTCTGGCGGACGTAGAATAAAACGCTCGGTACTTATAAAATCGAATAGTATTCATTTTTTAACAGATGAAGATATTGAAAACTATAAAAAAATAAGCTTATTAACCGATTATGTTACCACAGCTTACCAAGATATAAAAGCGCATAATTTGAAAAATAATATTGATAAATCAATATTAATTAACGGTAGAAACTTAACTAATTTTGGGATGTTTCGTAAATATTTAGACGAATATTTAAAACAACATCCGAAGATAAATCAAGAATTATTGTTTATGTCACGTCAGTTACAGCCTACCGAAAACGGGATTCCGTTAGAAATATATGCGTTTTGTAAAAATAAATCTTGGCATATTTATGAACGAGATATGGCAGATATTTTTGACCATATATTAGCTAGTGTTTCTTATTTTAATTTAGAAATTTTTGAAAATCCAACAGGAAATGATATTTCAAAACTTAAAAAATAA
- a CDS encoding PepSY-associated TM helix domain-containing protein yields the protein MKPYKIIKILHLWLGLTVGAIVSFSGITGSLYLLQPEIAAYLTAKELNIDTFNKTKISYQKNIQTVAKLTEIHGDSIKKIQLPYRKNNYIILTFLNGTTSYFHPEKGVYLGNNLKINSFFEILLQLHRNLCFKPYGSYIIGVSSLIFCFLILISGFLLWRRSYKKRWKKGFTINWYSSKKKFNYNLHKVAGIYFIIPLIMLSFSGAYFTFHKEYRILLSVLPAYKIAENSSIHKTKIGGFFDIEKQTKRLFPDDKLWSIYYPSKKDEYYRFRFINTLKIESGLRKSTDIFTDKNSTIVKINSFYKNPLSLRITAQMYPIHIGESFGFFHRILVFITGFIPLILYITGIRFYLYKKRR from the coding sequence ATGAAACCCTATAAAATAATTAAAATACTTCATTTATGGCTTGGTTTAACTGTTGGAGCTATTGTTTCTTTTTCAGGAATAACAGGCTCTTTATATCTTTTGCAACCTGAAATTGCTGCTTATTTAACAGCTAAAGAATTAAATATTGATACTTTTAATAAAACAAAGATATCTTATCAAAAAAATATTCAGACAGTCGCTAAACTAACAGAAATACATGGTGATTCTATCAAAAAAATACAACTTCCTTATCGAAAAAATAATTATATTATTTTAACTTTTTTAAATGGAACAACTTCTTATTTTCATCCTGAAAAGGGTGTTTATTTAGGAAATAATTTAAAAATAAACTCTTTTTTTGAAATACTATTACAACTTCATAGAAACTTATGTTTTAAACCTTATGGAAGTTATATTATAGGAGTGTCATCTCTTATTTTTTGCTTTTTGATATTAATTTCAGGGTTTTTATTGTGGCGTAGGAGCTATAAAAAAAGATGGAAAAAAGGGTTTACGATAAATTGGTATTCTTCTAAAAAGAAATTTAATTATAATTTGCATAAAGTAGCAGGCATTTATTTTATAATACCATTAATAATGCTTTCTTTTTCAGGAGCATATTTTACTTTTCATAAAGAATATAGAATATTATTATCGGTATTACCAGCGTATAAAATAGCAGAAAACTCTAGTATTCATAAAACCAAAATAGGTGGTTTTTTCGATATTGAAAAGCAAACAAAAAGGTTATTTCCTGATGATAAACTTTGGTCAATATATTATCCTTCAAAAAAAGATGAATATTATCGATTTAGGTTTATAAACACGCTTAAAATTGAAAGTGGACTTAGAAAGTCAACAGATATTTTTACAGATAAAAATTCAACAATAGTTAAAATAAACTCTTTTTATAAAAATCCATTATCTTTGAGAATAACAGCACAAATGTATCCAATTCATATTGGCGAATCATTCGGCTTTTTTCATCGTATTTTAGTTTTTATTACAGGGTTTATTCCACTGATTCTTTACATAACAGGAATTCGTTTTTATTTATATAAAAAACGTAGATAA